From the Streptococcus hyointestinalis genome, the window AATTGGCTACTTTTTGCCAAGCAGCTACAAAGCGAGTGGGAAAACTGCCAGCTAGACCATGTGACAGAGCAAAAAGTCTACGTTAAAAAGGGCAACCAAGACTTGGCTTACGGCTTATCTACTAGCGATGATTTTCGTAAAACAAATGGCAACAATAAAGGCTATCAGCCTATGCTCTTTGGTCTAAAAGCCTGTCAGGTGCAGGAAACGAATGGGCTTGTCACTCTGCACTTGACCTTTAAAGACGGCTTAGAGAGGACATTTATCTATGATTTTAAAGCGCAAAGTTAAGGCGGGAGT encodes:
- the comGF gene encoding competence type IV pilus minor pilin ComGF — protein: MRLKSKLKAFTLLECLIALLVISGSVLVYQGLTRTLSSNIHYFSSNHQSNWLLFAKQLQSEWENCQLDHVTEQKVYVKKGNQDLAYGLSTSDDFRKTNGNNKGYQPMLFGLKACQVQETNGLVTLHLTFKDGLERTFIYDFKAQS